The nucleotide window TTCCAACAAAAATAAGAATAAAAAAGAGTTGTTAAGCTATAAAAAAAGAGCCGAAAAATTTTCAGCTCTTTTTATAGTCCCCCGGACTAAAATCAATAATTATTTATTGATTAATTTTTTGCCAATTTTGGTCAGCTTTCTTTTGAAGTTCTTCTGGGTTTTCTTTTAACCACAACTTCAATGTATTTGTTCCCCATGAATTGTAAAAAAGGTATAATTTACCATTTCTAATTTCAAAAGTTTTAGGATTTATAGATACTTTTTCTCCATTTTTACCTATTGCATAAGCACAGTATCCACCATATTGAGGAATGTATTTTTGAGGCTCTTTTTTAAAAGCTTTTAAGTTTTTTTCAGAAGAAAATCTAAAAGTAACATTATCGTGTTTTGCTGTTATTTTTTTACTTCCTTTCAAGGCAGTATTATTAAAATAAGCAACAACATCGTACCCATTTGCTACTGCTCCTTTTTTTAAATTGTAATTGTTTTGTGCACCAACAAAAGATGTTACAAAAAATAAAACGTAGATTAATTTATTCATGCTCTACTTGTTAATGTGTTTTATTTCTTCCCAGTTTTTATCTCCTTTTGATTGTAGTTTTTTAGTATCACCTTCTTGCCAATCTTCTAATTTATTAGATAACCAAGAACTGTAAAACAAGTACAACTTACCATCTCTAACTTCATAAGCTTCAGCATCAATATACATCTTTGTTTTTTTTGCCGCTATAGCATATGCACAATATCCTCCGTATTGAGGAATATATTGAGTTGGATTTTTTTCAAATAAATTTTTATTTTTTTCAGATGAGAATTTAAACTTTACTCCATCGTACGTTGTTTGATGTTTTGATTTTCCTTTTTTAGGTTTTGCATTTATAAAATACGAAACAACATCATAACCTTCAGCTATGTAGCCCTTTTTAGTATTATAATCTGTTGTTTGTGCGAAAAGTGATGCAGAAAACATCACTATTAGAAGAGTATATATGTTTTTCATAAAGAGAGAGTCGATAAAAAGTAAGAGTACTTACATTTTTTAATTAAAATTTATAGAATCGTTATTTAACGACGTTTGCTTCTTGTTTTTTTTTCTTTGATTTTTACAAAAATTAATTTGTGTCTTCCTTTTGGACTTTCTCTTTGTTCAATTTCAAATTTATCAATTGACTTTATTAAAGGAGTAAGCTTATCAAAACCAAAATTTCTTGAATCAAAATTAGGTTGTTTCTTTTGCAATAAACTACCTACATCACCTAAAAAAGCCCAACCATCATCATCAGATACATCAGCTATCGTTGTGCTTATTAATTCAATTTCTTTTCTAGTAATTTTATCAACATTATATTTTGTTGATTCTTCCTTACCAGTTTCTATATTTTGTATAGCAGTTTTACTTTTTAATATTTCTATATAAATAAACCTATCGCAAGCTACAATAAACGGATTCGGGGTTTTCTTTTCACCTATACCAATTACTTGCATTCCAGCCTCTCTTAACCTAGTAGCTAATCTTGTAAAATCACTATCACTTGATACCAAACAAAAACCATTTACTTTTTCAGAATAAAGAATATCCATTGCATCAATTATCATTGCTGAATCTGTTGCATTTTTACCAGTAGTATACCCATATTGCTGAATAGGTGTTATCGCATTTTCTAGTAATAAGTTTTTCCACTTTGATAAATTTGGCTTTGTCCAATCTCCATAAATTCTTTTGATAGTAGGATTACCATATTTAGCAATTTCTTCCATCATTTCTTTTACATAAGCTGAAGGAATATTATCACCATCAATAAGTACAGCTAAATTTGAGTTTACATCCATATAATGAACTTTTTACAAGCTTTTTTCTTAGGGAAAGATATTTAAAAACAAATTATAAAACAAGTAAATTACAACCTCGAATATCAGAATTATCAAAACGTCCAATAATTTCAAAACTAGTATCAGTATGTACTTTTCCTAAATCTTGTGTTGCTATAAATGAACAAGAATTGTAATTTGCTAAATCAATTACGTTAATTCCTCCTGACTTTTCTTTTGGTAAAATAGTTAATGCATCTTCTGTATCTCTAGTCAATAGACGCATCCAGGGAGGGCAATTAAAAACTCCTTTACCGTTGGAATATCCTTGACTTAATAATTCAGTCATTCCATATTCAGAATGAATATTTTCAACACCAAATCCGTTACCTAATATTTGATGCAACTCTTCACGTATTAATTCTTTTCTTCTACCTTTCATTCCTCCAGTTTCCATAACTATGGTATTTTGAAGATTGAATTGATATTTTTCAATTAAATCTAGTAAAGCAAAGGAAACTCCTATAAGTAGTACTTTTTGACCTTGTTTATCTAATTTGATAAGTTTTTCAGCCAATTCAGATAAATTATTCAAATAAAAACCACTTTCAGAATTTTCAGAACGCTTAATTAAATCGTCAACCATATATACTAAAGAAGAGCCTTTTCGTTCTAAATAATTAGGAAGCAATGCTAAAACAACATACTCTTGAATATTGCCATAAAAATGTTTAAAACCTTTTAAATAACTAGTTTCATACCATGATAAATCTGTTACATGGTGCTTACTTGTAGAAGTCCCTGTGGTTCCTGAGCTTGTAAAAACTTCTTGAACCTCGTCATTTGATGAAACTACTTGCTTATCTTTAAAAAATTGTATTGGTAAAAATGGAATTTTATCAATAGTATCAACATCTGATGGATGTATATATAATAAATCGCAAAAAGAACGATATATCTTATTATTTTTAAACTGATGCTTAAAAACGGATAACGCTACTTCGTTAAACTCTTTTTCTGACTGTATATTAAAAACCTTGTTTTGCATAATTTTTACAAAAATAAGAGTATTCTACGCAACCTTTTAAGTTTTTCTGCATCTTGTATAAAAGACAACGTATGGGAACCATGATTTACACCAAAATAAGTTCGCTTTTTACAAGAACCATATCTAAAAAGCCAAAAAAAGAAAAGTTAATAACTATTGCATCTAAAAGAATAGTCAACAACATAAATTCTTTAAAAAAAGGAATTTTAATTAAAGAAAAAAGCTTTAATGATTGGACTCTTTATAATAGGGATATTAAAGGCTTTATTTATGAAGATGGTTATGAATATGAATTAATAGTTTCTGAAAATGATATAGAAAAAACGTTTTCCCTAGTTAGAGTACTAACAAAAACAAAGAAACTTTCTGAAAACTTACCTTGCTAACAAACAAAATATTATGAAAACTAAAATGAACAGACTACTAACCTTTATTTGTATTTTAACTGCTTTTATTAGCTTATTACTTATTGGGTGTAATAATAATGATATCCCTTTTGATTCTAATAATTTACTAAAAGGTGTTTGGGCTAAAGCTAAACATAATGGAGAAACAATAACTTTTAAACGTGTTAAATCATTACCAGAAAAAGAGTATGGTGTTGCATTTAATGATGCTAATATTTTTATACAGAAAACTTCAGGGTTTTGTGGTACTCCTCCTTTAACTTTTTATGATGATAAAGGTACTTATAATGCTGACAAAGTATTAATAAAAGTGCAATTAGATAATTTTCCTGGAAATTTTAATTGGGAAATTGTTTCTTTAACTGAGAAAGAGTTAGTTGTAAAAACTGCCTTAACAGAAAGAGAAAAAGAACATCAAGAATTGCTAAAAATGTATAGCATATTTCATACTATAGCTACAAGTAAAACTTGTGAAAATTCAAATGATTGGGCATATACTAATTATGGAAGCAAAGCTTGTGGAGGATCTCAAGGTTATATTGCTTATTCTAAAAAAATTGATGTCTCAGGTTTTTTAAAAAAGGTAGAAAATTACACAAAAGCTGAAGATTTTTATAATAAAAAGTGGGGAATTGTTTCTACTTGCGACATTCCTCCAAAACCTACTAATATAGAGTGTGTTAATGGAGTAGCAGTGTTAAAATATTAGTATTTTTAAAAAAATATTTAGCACATTAATTTAAAAGAAATCATAGCGCAATGTTGCCAGCAAAATATTAAGGCACAAGCAAAGGTTTATCAACTTTTTTCTGATAAGCTCTTTGGACTTTGCTTAAAGTATTCTAGAAATTATGAAGATGCTCAGGATACTTTACAAGATAGCTTTTTAACTATTTTTAAAAAAATTAAACAATATAATAACAAAGGTTCTTTTGAAGGTTGGATGAAACGTATAGCTATAAATACTGCTCTTCAAAAATATAGAGAGAAATCTCCTTTACAAATAGTAAAAGAAGAATCTATTGAAGAT belongs to Tenacibaculum sp. MAR_2010_89 and includes:
- a CDS encoding YHS domain-containing (seleno)protein is translated as MNKLIYVLFFVTSFVGAQNNYNLKKGAVANGYDVVAYFNNTALKGSKKITAKHDNVTFRFSSEKNLKAFKKEPQKYIPQYGGYCAYAIGKNGEKVSINPKTFEIRNGKLYLFYNSWGTNTLKLWLKENPEELQKKADQNWQKINQ
- a CDS encoding YHS domain-containing (seleno)protein; the encoded protein is MKNIYTLLIVMFSASLFAQTTDYNTKKGYIAEGYDVVSYFINAKPKKGKSKHQTTYDGVKFKFSSEKNKNLFEKNPTQYIPQYGGYCAYAIAAKKTKMYIDAEAYEVRDGKLYLFYSSWLSNKLEDWQEGDTKKLQSKGDKNWEEIKHINK
- a CDS encoding NYN domain-containing protein, with protein sequence MDVNSNLAVLIDGDNIPSAYVKEMMEEIAKYGNPTIKRIYGDWTKPNLSKWKNLLLENAITPIQQYGYTTGKNATDSAMIIDAMDILYSEKVNGFCLVSSDSDFTRLATRLREAGMQVIGIGEKKTPNPFIVACDRFIYIEILKSKTAIQNIETGKEESTKYNVDKITRKEIELISTTIADVSDDDGWAFLGDVGSLLQKKQPNFDSRNFGFDKLTPLIKSIDKFEIEQRESPKGRHKLIFVKIKEKKTRSKRR
- a CDS encoding acyl transferase codes for the protein MQNKVFNIQSEKEFNEVALSVFKHQFKNNKIYRSFCDLLYIHPSDVDTIDKIPFLPIQFFKDKQVVSSNDEVQEVFTSSGTTGTSTSKHHVTDLSWYETSYLKGFKHFYGNIQEYVVLALLPNYLERKGSSLVYMVDDLIKRSENSESGFYLNNLSELAEKLIKLDKQGQKVLLIGVSFALLDLIEKYQFNLQNTIVMETGGMKGRRKELIREELHQILGNGFGVENIHSEYGMTELLSQGYSNGKGVFNCPPWMRLLTRDTEDALTILPKEKSGGINVIDLANYNSCSFIATQDLGKVHTDTSFEIIGRFDNSDIRGCNLLVL
- a CDS encoding DUF4377 domain-containing protein, producing MGTMIYTKISSLFTRTISKKPKKEKLITIASKRIVNNINSLKKGILIKEKSFNDWTLYNRDIKGFIYEDGYEYELIVSENDIEKTFSLVRVLTKTKKLSENLPC
- a CDS encoding RNA polymerase sigma factor — encoded protein: MAQCCQQNIKAQAKVYQLFSDKLFGLCLKYSRNYEDAQDTLQDSFLTIFKKIKQYNNKGSFEGWMKRIAINTALQKYREKSPLQIVKEESIEDIEEVEYDDSIISVSFLLETIQELPDRYRLIFNLYVLDKFSHKEIAKILQISEGTSKSNLSRARLLLKRKIEVYQKMQQEA